In Treponema sp. J25, one DNA window encodes the following:
- a CDS encoding nucleotidyltransferase domain-containing protein, which produces MKLPKQTLIQLKALLWQDERIAAAYLLGSAASGRMRPDSDIDVAILPVQGLSFTSLDRAELAGRLSYELGRSVDMGLLSSANLVYSRQVLEKGARLFMKNPLYVQLMETTLLSMYLWFNEERKELLHAYRNR; this is translated from the coding sequence ATGAAGCTTCCCAAACAGACATTGATACAACTTAAAGCTCTGCTCTGGCAAGACGAAAGGATTGCCGCGGCCTATCTTCTGGGAAGTGCCGCCAGTGGTCGTATGAGACCTGACAGTGATATCGATGTGGCCATCCTGCCGGTGCAGGGTTTATCTTTTACCAGTCTTGATAGGGCAGAACTGGCGGGAAGGCTCTCCTATGAATTGGGCCGGTCGGTGGATATGGGGCTTCTCTCTTCGGCAAACCTGGTTTATTCTCGACAGGTTCTAGAAAAGGGCGCACGCCTTTTCATGAAAAACCCCTTATATGTCCAGCTGATGGAAACAACACTTCTCAGTATGTATCTCTGGTTTAATGAGGAACGGAAGGAACTTTTACATGCCTATAGAAATAGATGA
- a CDS encoding DUF86 domain-containing protein, giving the protein MRNGRNFYMPIEIDDIVLNKAAIIERSLRRVLEEYRMDPTLTQYTHIDALTLNIERACQAAIDLAIHLCAVNRLGIPQTSAEAFRILAKNNKISQATAQKMVAMVGFRNIAIHEYQMMDMAILRSIAEEGWQSLVLYLSELGVHIKP; this is encoded by the coding sequence ATGAGGAACGGAAGGAACTTTTACATGCCTATAGAAATAGATGATATCGTTTTGAATAAGGCCGCAATTATAGAACGGTCATTACGCAGAGTCCTCGAAGAGTATCGTATGGATCCGACCTTAACTCAATATACTCATATTGATGCCCTAACTTTAAATATAGAACGGGCCTGTCAGGCTGCCATAGATTTGGCAATCCATCTTTGTGCTGTTAATCGTCTGGGTATTCCACAAACAAGTGCAGAGGCTTTTAGAATATTGGCGAAAAACAACAAAATCTCTCAGGCAACAGCCCAGAAAATGGTTGCTATGGTTGGATTTCGGAATATTGCAATCCACGAATATCAGATGATGGATATGGCTATCCTAAGGTCGATTGCAGAAGAGGGATGGCAGTCCCTGGTGCTCTATTTATCTGAATTAGGTGTCCATATCAAACCATGA